In the genome of Paraburkholderia azotifigens, the window AAAGTGTTTCCTTTATAGACCAGTTTTTCTGCAAAAGTAAAGCCGACACACTTCGTCCATCCGTTCAAGCTTGTTTCAAGCCTTCTGACAGACGACCATGCCACTCGCCCTTTTCGCGCTGACGCTCAGCGCTTTTGCAATCGGAACGACCGAATTCGTCATCGTCGGACTCATCCCGACGATCGCTGCCGACCTCGGCGTCAATCTTCCTTCGGCCGGACTGCTCGTCAGTCTGTACGCATTGAGCGTCGCCGTCGGCGCACCGCTCCTGACCGCGCTCACGGGACGCGTACCGCGCAAGACCTTGCTGATCGCGCTGATGGCGCTGTTCACGATCGGCAATCTGGTGGCGTGGCGCGCGCCTTCGTATGAATCGCTCGTGGTGGCGCGCATCCTGACGGGGCTGGCGCACGGCGTGTTCTTCTCGGTCGGGTCGATCATCGCGACGACGCTCGTGCCGAAAGAAAAATCCGCGAGCGCCATTGCGACGATGTTCAGCGGCATGACGGTCGCCTTCGTTGCGGGCATTCCGCTCGGCACGTTCATCGGTCAGCACTTCGGCTGGCGCGCGACGTTCCTCGTGGTTGCGCTGTTCGGCGTCGTCGCGATGCTCGGCGCGCTGTTCTTCATGCCGGATAACCTGCCGCACAAGCGCCCTGCGCCGCTTCTTCAGCAGGCTCGCGTGATTGCGCATCCGCGCCTGTTGCTGGTGTACGCAATGACGGCCGTCGGTTACGGCGGCTCGCTGATTGCCTTCACGTTCATGGCGCCGATTCTCGAACAGATCACGGGATTCACGCCGTCGCAGGTCAGCATGGTGCTCGTCGCGTATGGCGTGTCCGTCGCAGTGGGCAACGTGTGGGGCGGCAAGCTCGCCGATGCGCTCGGCCCTGTCAAGGCACTCAGGCGCATCTTCCTGCTGCTCGCCGCCGTGCTGCTCGTGTTCACGTTCACGTCGCACAACGCGTGGCTCGCCGTTCTCACGATGCTCGCCTGGGGCGCCGTCGCGTTTGGCAACGTGCCCGGTCTTCAGGTCTATGTCGTCAAACAGGCGCAGCAGGTCGCGCCGCAGGCAACGGATGTCGCAGCGGGTTTCAACATCGCGGCATTCAATCTCGGCGTGGCAGGCGGCTCGTCGCTGGGTGGCGTGATCGTCGCGCATTTCGGGCTCGGACATACGCCGTGGATTGCCGCTGTCGTCACGCTGTTCGCATTCGCGCTGACTGCGTTGAGCGGCCGCCTCGATCGCCGGGCGGGCGTACCCGAGCGCAACGTCGGTGCCGTCGCGGTGACCCACTAAACACGAAAAAAAGCCCGGAAATACCGGGCATCTGGCCGGTCTTATGGTTGGAGGAGCCCAATTGCACTTAAGTCGCCGCTCTTGGGGCAACCACGACGATCAATCATCCGTCGACCTGGCCGGCTATATGTAACAGGCCCTTCGGATTACGGCGGTCGGGGCAGTCGTTGGTCGTAATCGAAACGCTATGTGACGACGGTGACCGTATTCGATGCGATCGAGGTCGCTGCGGCAAAAGGAATAATGCGGTATTGCAATGAGTCAGCTAACCGGCGCAAACCAGCCACACGAATGACCGTGTGGCGGATATGGCGAACGACGCCTTCTGGCCAACGCGGAAAACCAATCAGGCGGAGCCCCCGGCTTTCGCCTTCGTCAAGCCCGATTAAGCAGACGCGGAAACAGCGCGCTAAATGTCGGTCAGTTCAGGATGTTTTTCTCGCAGTCCTCCCAGTACCGAAGCGGGTCGAGATAATGGGGATAGCGCGACTTGAGCCACTCTGACAGCCTGGTCCAATCTGGATGGTTGGTACCCGTTTGAGCAGACCAGATCGACGACCGTTCAAGAATCTGGCCGTTCCCGCGATCACGGACCAGCAAACTGCCTAATCCGCTCAAACTGTTCGCCTGTGACTCAACCAGATACCTTGGCAGGATCCTCAGTTCGGCATCGTTGGCCCATCCGTATACAGCGCGAACCACTCCGAAGGGATCTCGCAGCTCTGTGGGTCCGCTTGCCGGGCGTACGGCTACCCACCCTTCAGGGAATTCGGTGACGACCTCGTTTTTATCTTCCCTCACCCACTTCACGCGCCATGCCCGCACCATCGACTCGCGCATACGAGACACCGACTCGTAGCCAGCAGGCAACTCGATCGCCATCGGAAGCGCAATGAGGTTGTCTTTCCAAAGTTTGGTTTCGTCGTCGACGCGCTCAACCTCGTCGAACATCCCTGGCTCAAATGGGTTGTCGGGCCGGCTCGATACTCTCGCCTGCCCTTGGGGCAATCCCTCGAAAAGGCGCTCGGCGTCATGCCGGGTCAGTTTCGTCTTTCCTTTTTTCATTTTGTCTCTCTAGAGTACGGTTGTCGCTAGCGTTTGCACCTCACGACCGAAATCAGGCGGCCACTTTTTTCACGCGCTTCACCTGGCTTGTGATCTCATTGTGCGCCATTCGTCGTCTTCAACTGGAAACTGGGCAAGGACGGCGCCTGCTTCACCGCGTCGGCCCTGTCACGGGCTTTGCTGGACGGTGGTCGAATGGAGAATGTAAGGTGGCAGTCCGGAGCTGGTCCGTTACGCCCACTGCTAGAATCGCGAACTTTTTCCTGGGAGCGGAAAATGTCCTGGTTCATCTATGAAGTACCTGAATACAACGAAGACGCGGCGCGCATCGAACCCTTTAACGAACTTCGTAGCCGCGTCCTGAAAGTCAGTGGGCAGGCAATGGCTGACGAGCTGGAAAGCGTCCGCGAGAACGCCGCGACAACGGCGGACACGCCCACGCGCCCGCTCCGTGCCGCGGAAAATCCTCAGGTATTCCCGATCCCCTATGCCGACTCGATGATCCTCGTCGGATTCATTTTCGAACTGAAACGCGAGTTCCGACATCTGGTGGTGTCACCCGTGGAAATGCCCTGGCTGAAAGACGCATAAAGAGCGGGACGATCGAGGCGGCCCCAAACCTGCGAGGCGAATTGCACGGCCAGCAGCATCATGTTGCGAAGCGGTCTCCATGCACTCTCTGGACACCTGAAACGCCCTGCGCCCGCTCGGGGGTAACTCAGATGAGCTTCTGCTCTGCGGTAGCCTCCTCGCGAATGCGACGGGCTTCGTCGCGCAGGAACTGCTGATAGTCGTCCAGATCGCCGTCGAAGGGCTCGACGCCACCCTTGGTGACCAGCCAGAACTCATCACAAACCGCGCGCAGCAGGGCCCGGTCGTGACTGACCAGCATCACCGTGCCTTCGAATTCGTTGAGCGCCATGGCTAGCGCTTCGCGTGTGGCCAGGTCGAGGTGGTTGGTTGGCTCATCGAGCAGCAACAGGTTGGGGCGCTGCCACACAATCATGCACAACACGAGCCGCGCCTTTTCGCCACCGCTCATCGTGCCAACCGCCTGATGGACCATGTCGCCACTAAAGCTGAAGCTGCCGAGGAAGGTGCGCAGCGATTGTTCCGTTCCACTCTGGCCGGGCGCGCGCATGTGAGCCGGCGTGTCTCTGGCAAGGCGAATCATGTGTTCCATCGGCGTGTCGAGCGGGCGCAGCACGTCAAGCTCCTGCTGTGCGAAGTAGCCGATGTTCAGGCCTTTGCCTTCGCTGATTTCGCCGGAAATCGGCGCCAGCGCGTGCGCCACCGTCTTCACCAGCGTGGACTTGCCTTGGCCGTTTGCACCGAGAATGCCGATCCGCTGCCCGGCCAGCACCGAACGGTTGATGCCCTGCACGATGACCGTGGGCGGCGTGCCCGGCAACGCGTCAGTCGGCGCGGGGTAGCCGAAGCTCGCGTCCAGCATCGACAACAGCGGATTCGGGACGTTGAGGGGTTCTTTGAACTCGAAGTTAAACTCGGCCTCGGCCAGCACCGGTGCGATCTTCTCCATGCGTTCCAGCGCCTTGACCCGGCTCTGGGCCTGTTTTGCCTTCGAGGCCTTGGCCTTGAAACGGTCGATGAATTTCTGCAGGTGAGCGATCTTGTCCGCTTGCCGGGCTACCGCGGCCTGCTGCAACACGAGCTGCTCCGCGCGCATGTCTTCGAACTTGCTGTAGTTGCCGCCATAGCGCACGAGCCTGGCGTTGTCGACGTGCACCGTCACCTCCGTCACCGCATCGAGGAATTCTCGGTCGTGGCTGATCACGACCATCGTTCCCTGATAGCGCTTGAGCCAGGCTTCCAGCCACACCAGCGCGTCGAGGTCGAGGTGGTTGGTCGGCTCGTCGAGCAGTAGCAGGTCGGACGGGCACATGAGCGCGCGCGCCAGCTGCAGCCGCATGCGCCAGCCGCCGGAGAAGCTGTTGACCGGCTGGCTAAGCTGCGCAGCACTGAAACCAAGGCCCAGGATCAGCGCTTGGGCACGTGCGGGGGCATCATGTGCGCCGGCGTCGTGTAGGGCCATGTACGCGTGCGCCATGCGCATGCCGTCGTCGCTAGCTTCGGCGGCGGCTACTTCGGCCTGTGCGGCCAGCAACACGGTGTCACCTTCGATTACGAAGTCCGTTGCGCTCTGCTCGGTCTCCGGCATTTCCTGCGCGACCTGGCCCATCTTCCACGCGCCGGGAATCGAAAACTCGCCGCTGTCTTCGTGCAACGTGCCGTTGAGAAGGCCGAAGAAGGACGATTTTCCGGCGCCATTGCGCCCGACAAGGCCAATCTTTTCGCCTGGCGTGAATGTGATGGAGGCGCGGTCGAGTACGACATTTACGCCGCGGCGGAGTGTGAGATTACGGACGGAAATCATAAGTAGCTACTTCGGAGAGGATCGCCATGATAGCCGAGCGGACCTGCAGGACTGTCTCTTCTCCGATCCTCCGCCGCTTTGCGGCGCACACCGGCAACAAAACGAAGCGGCCTTCGCGCACCAGGCGTACCGGCTGCGGGGCCAGCGAACATGGCGGTGAACGACGAATCCTGGCCCGAACCGTGCCTGCGCGGACAACCGATGCGAACGGGTCTGTCGATGACGATGCATTGAGCAGCTACGTCACGGGACATGCAGGCATTCGCGAGAAGCTGCGCGGATTCATTTGTGAAGCCCCGACCGAGATGTATAGAGCCACGATGCCATGTATTGAACCGACGCGATTGCTTCAATCGGGAGTGTCGTCCAGATACTGGATGCCGTCATCGCGACTGAGATGACGGCGAGAGGCAGTTCGCTCAGGCTGTCGCTTTGGCTCGCCAGGCCAATTGGCGCTCGAGGACGGATTCGGCAGTCTCGCCAACCAGCTCGTGATAGGTTGCGGGTGCCGTCGCGCCTTCAGTATTGACAACCAATACACGGGAAGAACCATCGAGGCCCACTTTCCTGGCCAGTTGCTGGTCTTGCAGCAACACGATGAGACCCGCAAGACCCGCCACGCCCGACTCGCCCGCGACGATCGGCGCATCGATATCGCTGCCCGCAGCCAGGATGCGCATGGCGTTCACTGCATCGTCATCGCTGATCGTCATGAAGTCATCTACGCTGTGCTGCAGAAACTTCCATGCAAGCGGCGAGGTCTCGCCGCAAGCGAGCCCGGCCATCACGGAGTCCACCGATCCCGTCGCACGCGCAGCGCGTCCTGCCAATGCGCTCTGATACAGGCAGTCGGCCTGCCCGGGTTCGACGACCACGAATCGCGGACGATGCTCGCCATGAAATTCCCACAGATAACTGACCAATCCGGCTGCAAGGCCGCCGACTCCGCCCTGAAGGAACACATGCGTGTACGCCGGCTGATCCGGCTGGCTATCGCTCTGCCCGACGACCTCCGCCGCAATTGTGCCGTAGCCTTGCATCACATCGCGAGGGATGTCTTCGTAACCGTCGTAGGACGTATCGGAAACGACGTGCCAGCCGTTCACCGAAGCCAGGCGCGCCGCCTCTTCGACAGACTCATCGTAGTTTCCGGCGATCCTGACGATTTCGGCACCGTACGCCGCAATGGCCTTCTCGCGCTCGACGCTGACATTAGCGTGCAGCACGATCACACACCGGCAACCGAGCGTTTGCGCGGCAGCCGCCAGTCCCTTTCCGTGATTGCCGTCCGTGGCACTCACCACCGTGAAATGCGTCAGCAGGTCCCGATAGCGTCCTTCAAAAAGCCCATGTGCATCGAGATCATGATTCGGCCACAGACGCTGAATCAGGCGTACCAGTGCGATAGGCGCACCCAGGGCCTTGAAGCTGCCCAGTACGGAGCGCGCTGACTCGTCCTTGATGTTGATGCTGCCGACCTTGAGCCTCGCGGCCAGTCCGGGTAAGTCGCGCAGCGGCGTCGCATCGGACGAAATCTTGTCCCAGCAGGAAAGCCATGCACGGCTTTCCTGTGCTTTCTCAATGCTGAGAATTGCCTTCAACTCAGCGGGATAGGCAGCGCGCGTTGCGCGTGGATTGGCTACCAGCATGACCGTGATACTCCATTAACGAATGATGTGAATTGGCGAATGGGAGAGCCGTGCTCACTGTGCGAGTCGCTTGAGCACGACATCCAGCAGGACGTTCGCGCCGTCGATGAGCTGATCGTCGTCCGTGTGTTCGCGCGGGTTATGGCTGATGCCGCCGCGGCTCGGCACGAATATCATCGCGGCCGGCGCGATGCGCGCGATCATCTGCGCGTCGTGTCCGGCACCGGACGTCATCCGGCGATGCGTGAAGCCCATGCGCTCTGCCGAGGCTTCGATCGCGTCGGCCAGTCCCGCATCGAATACCACAGGCTCGAAACGGACCAGGCGTTCCGTCGTGATCTTCACGCCTTCCTTCTGCGCGATCTCTGCGAGGAATTCGGCGAGGCGCCGCTCGGCGTCCTGCAGGCGTTGCTCGTCCGGATCACGCAAATCCACCGTAAACACAGCCTTACGCGGAATCACGTTGATGACGTTCGGCTCGATGCGCAGCATGCCGATCGTCGCCAGCGTGGTGCCGGCGGTAACAGCCAGTTCTCGCAGGAACGTCGACACGGAAGCAGCCACCCAGCCCGCGTCATGGCGAAGCCGCGTTGGCGTCGTACCCGCGTGATTGGCGTTCCCCTGAACGGTAATCTGCTGCCACGAGATGCCCTGGAGATTCTCAACAACACCAATGCTGATGTTCTCTGCTTCGAGAATCGGGCCCTGCTCGATATGTAGTTCGAGGTATTCATGCGGAACCATCGCGCCAGGCTCCAGGTCACCCCCATAACCAATGCGCGCGAGTTCGTCGCCAAGGCGTGTGCCGTCGATGCCAACCGTATTCAGCGCTGCGTCAACGGACAGGCCGCCAGCGTAGACCAGCGAGCCCATCATGTCCGGCTGATAGCGGATGCCTTCCTCGTTGGTGAACGCGCCAATGGTGATGGAACGCTGCGGCCTGATGCCTGCCCGACGAAAGGCTCTCACGACCGCGAGCCCAGCCAGCACGCCGTAACAGCCATCGAGCGCTCCGGCATTTTTAACCGTGTCGATGTGCGAACCCATCATCAATGGACGCTGACTGCCATCATCCGAATCGGAACGCAACGTGCCGAATATATTGCCGATGCGATCGACGCGGACATCGAGGTCCAGATCGCGCATCCATTCGACGACAAGGTCACGGCCGGCCTTCTCATCGTCAGTCAACGCGATGCGCGTCCGGCCACCGGCATCACGATCGGCGCCCACTTCGCCGAGCTGGCGCAGTTGCTCGATCATCAACGCACCGTCGAGTGTCAGCGATGAAGATACAAACGTATTCATTGATTTCCCTTTAATCGTTAGCCGACTGGCAATTCGAGCCGGGCGATCTCGGCGAAATAGCGCGCTCCCGTCAAAAGGATTTCGTCATTGAAATCGTAGGTGGCGTTGTGCAAGGGCGTACCGCCCTTTTCTGCGGATTCTCCGTTGCCAATAAACACAAAGTTGCCGGGAACGACCTGCAGGAACGCGCCAAAGTCTTCCGAAATCATCATCGGCTGGACATTGGCATCGACGCTACCGGTTCCCGCCACATTGCCCGCTGCCCTTACTGCGACGTCCACGAACTGCTCCGAGTTGACCGTCGGCGCGAACTCGTGTGTGTACTCGAACGTGCAATCGGCTCCGTGCGTACGGCAAATGCCTTCGCATACCTCGCGCATGCGAGTCTCGAGCAGCGCCTGCACTTCGCGCGAATAGCTTCGCGTATCACCCTTGATAACGACGTTCGACGGAATGACGTTTCTCAGACCGTCCGTGATGAATTCCGTACAGGAAATCACCGCCTGCAGACTCGGGTCGAGATTGCGCGAAACGATGGTCTGCAATGCCATCACGATCTGCGATGCGATGACGATCGGGTCTACGCCCATGTGCGGACGGGCAGCGTGTGTACCGCGTCCCTTGATGTGAATGACAAAGTTATCTTCACTCGCCATGATGCCACCCGGACGCGTGGCAAACGTTCCGGCGCGCATGCCCGGCATGTTGTGCGCGCCAAAGATGGCATCGACCGGGAACCGTTCGAACAGGCCGTCGGCCATCATCGCCTTCGCGCCGCGGCCATGCTCTTCTGCCGGCTGAAAGATGAAGCGGACAGTGCCGTTGAAGTCGCGCCGCTCTGCAAGGAGCCGAGCCGCTCCCAGAATCATCGACATATGCCCGTCGTGCCCGCACGCGTGCATCTTTCCGGCAGTGCGCGAAGCATGCTGCCGATCGGGTGCATGCTCCGCGATGTTAAGCGCATCCATATCGGCGCGCAGGCCGATAGCTCGCCTCCCGTCTCCAACGCTCAGATTGGCAACCAGCCCGGTTCCGCCGATGCCGCGATGAACCTCCAGTCCCAGCGTACTGAGAATGTTCGCCACATAGTCGGACGTATTGACTTCCTCGAAGCCAGTCTCGGGATGTTGATGCAAATACTGGCGCCAGCTCTTCAGTTGGCCCTGCAGCGTGCTTTCCATAGTCGGACGCCCTTGTATGAAGTTCGCGGAACGTGCATGTCGATCACGGAGATAATATTGTTTGCGGTGCTAGAAAAAATGTCGAAATGAAGGGCTTCCGTGCAAAAATATCTTTGTTTTGACTTTCTGGCTGAAAATTCATGACACCCAGCCTGGACGCCTTTGATCTGAAGCTATTGATGGAAGTCCAACGCGACGCGCACATTCCTCAAAACGAACTCGGCGCACGCGTCAATCTGTCTACGGCTGCCGTCAATCGCCGATTGCGACGCCTGTCGGAAGAAGGCGTCATTCGCAACTACGCCGCCATTGTCGCGCCCGAGAAGGTCGGCTATCCGCTGACAATCATCGCGACGGTTGAGGTCGAGAGCGAGCAGATCGATCTGCTCGACTCGATGAAACGCACCTTCACGCAGTGCCCGGAAATCCAGCAGTGCTACTACGTCGCTGGCGAGTGGGACTTCGTGCTGATTCTGACGGTTCGCAACATGGAGGAGTACACGGCCCTCACACGGAAACTGTTCTTTTCAAACAACAACGTCAAACGCTTCAAGACGCTGGTGAGCATGAGCAGCGTGAAGGTGGGGCTCGGTGTACCCGTGGCGCCCGAGGGCGGGTGAGGCCGTCAACGGACGACTGACTTGTCGGTCCAGTTGCCCTGGTCAAACTGGCGAACCGTAATTGCGCCGTTGCGGATATCGCCCTTTCCGTCGAACTGGATCGCGCCCGTCACTCCGTTCAGCTTCAAAGCGCGCAGCTTCGGGAGATACACCTTCGGGTCAGTGGATCCGGCAGCCTGCATTGCGTCGGCCATCGCGAACACCGCGTCATAGGCGTAAGGGGCGTATAGCTGCACGGGAACACCGAAGCGCTGCTGATAGCGCCTGAAGAATTCCGGTCCTTGCGGCATCTTTGTGGGTGGGACGCCTGCAAGCGTGCAATAGATATCGTTGTTCATCGAGGCGCCGGCCAGCTTGATGAACTGCGGGGTACACGCTTCATCGCCTGCAATGAACTTGACCTTCAACCCAAGCTTCTGTGCCTGCTGGACGAACGCCGCGGCTTGCGTGTCGCCACCCGTGAAAGCGATACCTTCTGGTTGATGGCTCTTGATGGTCGTGAGAATCGCCATCCAGTTCGTTGTCTTGTCGGTGCCGAATTCACGCGCGACCACGTTGCCTCCGGCAGCCTTGACTGACTTTTCGATCTCATCGGCAAGACCTTGCCCATAAGCCGTACGGTCGTCGACGATGGCGACCTTACGCGCGCCAAGATCGTGGACCAGATACGCGCCGATGACCGAGCCCTGCCTCACGTCATTCGCAACCATACGGAACACGTTCGTGAATCCTTGCTGTGTAAGCTTCGGATTGGTTGCCGATTCGGTGATCATCGGCACCCCCGCATCCGAGTAAATTTTGGACGCAGGTATCGACGTTCCGGAGTTCGCATGGCCAACTACACCCGCCACACCATCGTCCATCAGCTTCTGGGCGACAGTCACCGCCGTCTTGGGATCGGCCGCATCGTCCTGCGAGTCGAGCACGAATGTCACGCTTTGGCCGCCAATGCGAATCTTCTTGCTGTTTAGATCTTCGATCGCAAGCCGCACACCGTTTTCATCATCCTTTCCGATGTGGGACAACTCGCCAGTCAGCGGGGAAACCTGCCCGATCTTTACCGTCAGGTCCGCATGAGCCGCGAGAGGTTGCAGGGCAAGCGTCAGCGACGCGAGGCAAATCAATGGCCGGGATAGTTGCATGGTCGTACTCACGATAGGTTGGCTGGGGATCGGGTCGGCAGAACCCGTGACCCGTTGGGCTCAGCAACACTGCGCTCGCCCTGTAACCATCGTAATGACGCGGCACCGTAGCCAAAATCAGCAGCGAGGACCTTTCTGCAAATTCCGATCGAAATGCCAGCAATTTTCGATAATTTTTCTCCCTGCTTTTCTCTGCGCGCAGCGTCGCTATCCGAACAGTCTGATCCCTTACCTGTTATCGAGGCGATCCGGCCTTTCCGGCACCTGCGCCGCTTGCTGGCATTGTGAATCGGGGTTCAACACTTTCACGATCGGAAGCCCTCTCGCAACCTGGACTCGCATCCTTTTTCAGCCGTGAATCCACGGTCACTGTCGGGTGATCCGCCCGAGCCGCGACCTCACCGCGCCCCGACGTGATGACCGGCTGTCCCGCTGGATCGTTCAGCTGCACGCGCGCGTGGGCAACTACAGGACCCTCGTTGCCGTAGCAAACAAACACGCGTGCATCCTCTGGGCGATGCTAGCCAAGGGCGAGCGATTTGATCCATCCCACGCGCCCGACCGCCCGCCATGACGGGGCGGCGGGCGCGTGAGCCACTGACCCGGAAACACCCATATTCACACTGAATTGACTTCGTAGTCGAAGACGCTGAACATTACCGGTAAAGTTTGAATCAGGAATCTGCGTTGTCAGTATCGTTTTCACGCTGACCGATGCATCGCTCATTGCATTCGCACCGATGCGCCGAGGGTATCGCGCTGGCGTCGTAATGCGCGCTTACGGCAAAACCAAGCGGTGTCGCCGACATTACCGACGTCAGCGGACATGGCTCGCACGCGCGTTCCCCAGGGCATTTCAGCATCGTCGCCAGCCGACGTATCATGAATCCCCCCGTGCGCCGTCACTCTTCGGATAGGCAAGCGCCAGTGCGCATCCGATCAGCATGCACACGCCGAACCCAAGCAGCCCCACCCGCTGCGAATGGAGTTCTTCCTTCAGCCACCCCAGAATATAAGTGCCGATGAAGCCGCCCAGATTGGCGAGCGACGTGATCATCGCGATGCCAGCTGCCGCGCCCGTCCCTTTGAGGAACGTAGGCGGCAGCGTCCAGATGACGGGTATGGTCGCCGCCGCCCCCGCATTGATGAGGGAGAACAGCACGACAGTCGCGAGCGTCGTGTGAGGCGTTAGCGCCGTGACAAAAAGCCCGCAGCCTGCAATCAGACACGGCACCGCCATGTGCCAGCGGCGTTCGCGTGCGCGGTCGGAACTTCGCCCGCACCACAGCATGCTGAACACGGCGGCCGCGTTCGGCAGCACCATCCAGAGTCCGATCGAAAGCGGATCGTGCACACCGGTGTCGTGCAGGATCGACGGTAGCCAGAAGCTCGTCGCATACACGCCGATCATGATGCAGGCGTCGATGAGGCCAAGAATCCAGAGTCGTCGGTCGATGAATACGTGTTTCAGCGACGAGATCTTCTCGACATGCGGATGGCTGTCGAGATTGCCGAGCAGGATTCGCTTCTCGTCGGTCGTGAGCCACGACGTCTTCTCGATACGGTTCGGCAGCCACAGCAGCACGAAGACGCCCAGCGCGATCGATGGCAGCGCTTCGAGCAGAAACATCCACTGCCAGCCACCGATGCCGCGCACGCCGTCCATCGCGTTCATCAGCCAGCCGGACAACGGGTTGCCAAGGAGGCTGGAAACCGGCATGGCGATCATGAACAATGCAACGATTCGCGCACGCCGCTCGTAGGGAAACCATTGCGACAGATACAGCAGCACGCCCGGCACGAAGCCCGCTTCGGCCGCGCCGAGCAGAAATCGCACGATGTAAAACTGCAATGGCGTTCGGACGAACATGGTCGCGGCCGAAAGCGCGCCCCATGTAATCATGACGCGCGCGATCCAGACCTTCGCGCCCACCTTTTCCAGCACGAGATTGCTGGGTATCTCGAACGCGATGTATCCAACGAAGAAAAGCCCCGCGCCGAGACCATAGACGCGGTCGCTGAAACCGAGCGCATCGAGCATCTGAAGTTTCGCCAGTCCGATGTTGACGCGATCGAGGTAAGCCGCGAAGAAGCAGAAGAAGAACAGCGTCAGCAGGCGCGCAGTCACTTTGCGATAGAGCGCGTCAAGGCTGGCGCTTTCGGCCGCGCAAAGGCGGCCGGCGGGAGCGATGGGGCGGGTAGACATGGGTTCGCAGGTTTAGGGGTGACGAATCTTGCGGACTTATATTTGCCGCGCCATGATCACCATTCGCTCGTTTCGAATGTCGAGTGATGATCCATCCAGTCGTACTGAGCAGCCGCGTAATCACGCAAGCGAGCATGACTCCCGCTGTCCTGCGTCTTTTCTTCCGCGTCCTCTGCATCCGCGCGCGCGTCGTCACGCACGCTTTTCCCGATGGATAAGCGATTCATGGTCTTTCCTGAAGGGAAATCGACGGCGCTCAGGCCCGATTGAAAGAAGGCGCGCCCACATGCGGCCCGCATCGTTCGACAGCCACGCGAACCGTCTCCTCCGGCGGCCGCTCCCACCAGTCCAGCTCGGAGAAGACTTCCAGTTCGAACGGCCCCGCGTAGCCGATATCGTCCAGCCATCCCTTGATGCGGGGAATATCGATTACGCCATCGCCGACCATGCCGCGGTCGCGCAGGTTTCGCGTCGGTACGAGCCAGTCGCAATAGTGGAAGGTGATGATGCGTTCCGGACCCGCGCGACGAAGCTCAGCCTCGAAGACCGGGTCCCACCAGCAGTGATACACGTCAGGAACGAGACCCGCGCCGTCGCCGAGTTCATCGCACAGGTCGTTGGCGACCTTGATCGAATTCAGCACGCTGCGGTCGCCGGCGTACATCGGATGCAATGGCTCGAGGCCGAGTTTGACGCCGACTTCACGCGCATGCGGCAACAAGGCGAAAAGCGCATCGCGCACGCGGGCGCGCTGGCCCGCAATGTCCTTGCTGTCGGGCGGCATGCCGCCTACCACCATCATCAGACAGGCCGCGCCGATCTCCGCGGCGGCATCGAGCAGACGCCGATTCGTGTCGATCGCGGCCGTCATGCTCTTGCCCACACCGACATTGA includes:
- a CDS encoding ABC-F family ATP-binding cassette domain-containing protein, coding for MISVRNLTLRRGVNVVLDRASITFTPGEKIGLVGRNGAGKSSFFGLLNGTLHEDSGEFSIPGAWKMGQVAQEMPETEQSATDFVIEGDTVLLAAQAEVAAAEASDDGMRMAHAYMALHDAGAHDAPARAQALILGLGFSAAQLSQPVNSFSGGWRMRLQLARALMCPSDLLLLDEPTNHLDLDALVWLEAWLKRYQGTMVVISHDREFLDAVTEVTVHVDNARLVRYGGNYSKFEDMRAEQLVLQQAAVARQADKIAHLQKFIDRFKAKASKAKQAQSRVKALERMEKIAPVLAEAEFNFEFKEPLNVPNPLLSMLDASFGYPAPTDALPGTPPTVIVQGINRSVLAGQRIGILGANGQGKSTLVKTVAHALAPISGEISEGKGLNIGYFAQQELDVLRPLDTPMEHMIRLARDTPAHMRAPGQSGTEQSLRTFLGSFSFSGDMVHQAVGTMSGGEKARLVLCMIVWQRPNLLLLDEPTNHLDLATREALAMALNEFEGTVMLVSHDRALLRAVCDEFWLVTKGGVEPFDGDLDDYQQFLRDEARRIREEATAEQKLI
- a CDS encoding helicase, yielding MSWFIYEVPEYNEDAARIEPFNELRSRVLKVSGQAMADELESVRENAATTADTPTRPLRAAENPQVFPIPYADSMILVGFIFELKREFRHLVVSPVEMPWLKDA
- a CDS encoding diaminopropionate ammonia-lyase, giving the protein MLVANPRATRAAYPAELKAILSIEKAQESRAWLSCWDKISSDATPLRDLPGLAARLKVGSINIKDESARSVLGSFKALGAPIALVRLIQRLWPNHDLDAHGLFEGRYRDLLTHFTVVSATDGNHGKGLAAAAQTLGCRCVIVLHANVSVEREKAIAAYGAEIVRIAGNYDESVEEAARLASVNGWHVVSDTSYDGYEDIPRDVMQGYGTIAAEVVGQSDSQPDQPAYTHVFLQGGVGGLAAGLVSYLWEFHGEHRPRFVVVEPGQADCLYQSALAGRAARATGSVDSVMAGLACGETSPLAWKFLQHSVDDFMTISDDDAVNAMRILAAGSDIDAPIVAGESGVAGLAGLIVLLQDQQLARKVGLDGSSRVLVVNTEGATAPATYHELVGETAESVLERQLAWRAKATA
- a CDS encoding Zn-dependent hydrolase; its protein translation is MNTFVSSSLTLDGALMIEQLRQLGEVGADRDAGGRTRIALTDDEKAGRDLVVEWMRDLDLDVRVDRIGNIFGTLRSDSDDGSQRPLMMGSHIDTVKNAGALDGCYGVLAGLAVVRAFRRAGIRPQRSITIGAFTNEEGIRYQPDMMGSLVYAGGLSVDAALNTVGIDGTRLGDELARIGYGGDLEPGAMVPHEYLELHIEQGPILEAENISIGVVENLQGISWQQITVQGNANHAGTTPTRLRHDAGWVAASVSTFLRELAVTAGTTLATIGMLRIEPNVINVIPRKAVFTVDLRDPDEQRLQDAERRLAEFLAEIAQKEGVKITTERLVRFEPVVFDAGLADAIEASAERMGFTHRRMTSGAGHDAQMIARIAPAAMIFVPSRGGISHNPREHTDDDQLIDGANVLLDVVLKRLAQ
- a CDS encoding MFS transporter gives rise to the protein MPLALFALTLSAFAIGTTEFVIVGLIPTIAADLGVNLPSAGLLVSLYALSVAVGAPLLTALTGRVPRKTLLIALMALFTIGNLVAWRAPSYESLVVARILTGLAHGVFFSVGSIIATTLVPKEKSASAIATMFSGMTVAFVAGIPLGTFIGQHFGWRATFLVVALFGVVAMLGALFFMPDNLPHKRPAPLLQQARVIAHPRLLLVYAMTAVGYGGSLIAFTFMAPILEQITGFTPSQVSMVLVAYGVSVAVGNVWGGKLADALGPVKALRRIFLLLAAVLLVFTFTSHNAWLAVLTMLAWGAVAFGNVPGLQVYVVKQAQQVAPQATDVAAGFNIAAFNLGVAGGSSLGGVIVAHFGLGHTPWIAAVVTLFAFALTALSGRLDRRAGVPERNVGAVAVTH